The proteins below are encoded in one region of Sporosarcina sp. FSL K6-1508:
- the recN gene encoding DNA repair protein RecN yields the protein MLREISIKNFAIIEHLEVTFDEGLTVLTGETGAGKSIIIDAVQLLAGGRGSQEFIRHGANKAELEGLFTIEEEAHPIIVKLADFGIDVQDGVVILRRDLNSNGKTVCRVNGKLVTIAILREIGSQLIDIHGQHENQELMHERSHIHLLDHFAGEKLERAYENYSELYESYRKLKRKLEKADDNEQQVAQRIDLYSFQLKEIDAAALVIGEENQLEEEKQKLQNFNRLYERLNTAYMSISADTHALDWIGSAMSDIEDAASVDKSLRPHAETIAASFYSLQDTAHELKSILDDMEFDPARLEIVEERLALHLSLKRKYGKTIEDILMYRNKIAEELDSLVSRDERLSAEQEKLDQILKDLEIEAGELSIIRQKSSIQLEKAIMEQLQQLHMGKASFKVEITRKPASTFDSNGYDDVTFLISTNVGEPLKPLVKVASGGEISRIMLAIKTIFSKHQGVTSLIFDEVDTGVSGRVAQAIAEKIAIIATHSQVLCISHLPQVAAMADHHYLIKKDVISDRTRTEIHDVVESDRTEELSRMLSGAETTPLTLKHAEELLTLATERKKMFRE from the coding sequence TTGTTACGTGAAATTTCCATAAAAAACTTTGCAATCATTGAACACCTTGAAGTAACTTTTGACGAAGGACTCACCGTTTTGACTGGGGAAACAGGTGCAGGTAAATCAATTATCATCGATGCTGTACAACTGTTGGCAGGTGGACGAGGTTCACAGGAATTTATCCGTCACGGTGCAAATAAAGCTGAATTGGAAGGACTTTTCACAATTGAAGAGGAAGCACATCCTATCATCGTGAAATTAGCTGATTTTGGTATTGACGTGCAGGATGGCGTCGTTATTTTACGCCGTGATTTGAATTCGAACGGCAAAACAGTTTGCCGAGTCAATGGTAAGCTCGTGACAATTGCTATTTTGAGGGAAATCGGTTCCCAATTGATTGACATTCACGGTCAACATGAAAACCAGGAACTAATGCATGAAAGAAGTCATATTCATTTGCTTGATCATTTTGCGGGTGAAAAGCTTGAACGTGCTTATGAAAATTATTCTGAACTGTACGAGAGTTATCGGAAATTGAAAAGAAAGCTTGAGAAGGCGGATGATAATGAGCAACAAGTTGCTCAACGTATTGATTTGTATTCATTCCAGCTGAAAGAGATCGATGCCGCTGCTCTTGTCATTGGAGAAGAAAACCAACTTGAAGAGGAAAAACAAAAACTTCAAAACTTCAATCGATTATACGAACGCTTGAATACAGCATACATGTCGATCAGCGCTGATACGCATGCACTTGATTGGATCGGTTCCGCAATGAGTGATATTGAGGATGCAGCTTCTGTTGATAAGAGCCTTAGGCCGCACGCTGAAACGATTGCAGCAAGTTTCTATTCATTGCAAGATACTGCGCATGAGCTGAAAAGTATACTCGATGATATGGAATTTGATCCTGCAAGACTAGAAATAGTTGAAGAGCGTCTGGCCCTCCATCTTTCACTTAAAAGAAAGTATGGGAAAACGATTGAGGACATTCTTATGTACCGCAATAAAATTGCAGAGGAACTTGATAGTTTAGTGAGCAGAGATGAGCGTCTATCTGCTGAACAGGAAAAACTTGACCAAATTTTGAAAGACTTAGAAATAGAGGCAGGAGAATTATCGATTATTCGCCAAAAGTCGTCTATTCAATTAGAAAAAGCGATTATGGAACAGTTGCAACAGCTTCATATGGGAAAAGCTTCTTTTAAAGTGGAAATTACTCGGAAACCAGCAAGTACTTTCGATTCGAACGGTTACGATGATGTGACCTTTCTAATTTCGACGAACGTTGGAGAACCATTGAAACCACTTGTAAAAGTAGCATCGGGTGGCGAAATTTCCCGTATTATGTTGGCGATAAAGACTATTTTCTCCAAACACCAAGGCGTTACTTCACTTATTTTTGACGAAGTGGATACGGGGGTAAGCGGAAGGGTAGCACAAGCAATTGCTGAAAAAATCGCTATTATCGCCACACATTCCCAAGTGCTTTGTATTTCTCATTTGCCCCAAGTTGCCGCAATGGCTGATCACCATTATCTCATTAAAAAAGATGTAATTAGTGATAGGACGAGGACGGAAATTCATGATGTTGTGGAATCAGACAGAACAGAGGAATTGTCGAGGATGCTGTCCGGTGCTGAAACTACTCCACTAACGTTAAAACATGCGGAGGAATTATTGACGTTGGCTACTGAGCGCAAGAAAATGTTTAGAGAGTAA
- the ahrC gene encoding transcriptional regulator AhrC/ArgR codes for MNKGHRQIRIRDIISNFEIETQDQLVDSLKAAGVEVTQATVSRDIKEMHLIKVPLSNGNYKYSLPPVHKYNTEQKLHRMLTDAFVSIDGAGHFIILKTLPGNAQAVGSLLDHLGWEEILGTICGDDTCLIICRDDSLTAVVREKLLAML; via the coding sequence ATGAATAAAGGGCATAGACAAATACGCATCCGAGATATTATCTCGAATTTTGAAATAGAAACACAGGATCAGCTCGTAGATAGCTTAAAGGCGGCTGGGGTAGAAGTAACGCAAGCGACCGTTTCGCGTGATATAAAAGAAATGCATCTTATTAAAGTCCCTTTATCTAATGGTAATTACAAATATAGCCTTCCACCCGTACATAAGTACAACACGGAGCAAAAGCTTCACCGTATGTTGACTGACGCATTTGTCAGCATAGATGGGGCTGGTCATTTTATTATTTTGAAAACGCTTCCTGGAAATGCGCAGGCGGTTGGATCTTTGTTGGATCATCTCGGGTGGGAAGAAATTCTTGGAACGATTTGCGGCGATGACACATGCCTAATCATCTGCCGTGACGATTCCTTAACAGCAGTGGTGAGAGAAAAATTGTTAGCGATGCTTTGA
- a CDS encoding TlyA family RNA methyltransferase, which translates to MTNRAPKERVDVLLVARGLFETREQAKRSIMAGIVFSAETRLDKPGEKIFSDAPLAVKGSKLKYVSRGGLKLEKALEQFDANVKGKIVLDIGASTGGFTDCALQNGALHCYALDVGYNQLAWKIRQDSRVTVMERTNFRHATPEIFTEGIPQFATIDVSFISLTLILPALKRIIATGGDVIVLVKPQFEAGKGKVGKKGVVREKSIHLEVLKRIADASIQDGFSLRGISFSPVTGGEGNIEFLFHLTSEDNAETAFDEVSFNNLVEEAYKELQ; encoded by the coding sequence ATGACAAATCGTGCGCCAAAAGAGCGGGTAGATGTCCTATTGGTCGCGCGTGGTCTCTTTGAAACAAGGGAACAAGCAAAGCGTTCCATAATGGCGGGCATCGTTTTTTCCGCTGAAACAAGGTTAGATAAACCAGGTGAAAAAATATTTTCAGACGCGCCGCTTGCAGTCAAGGGTTCCAAACTGAAATACGTCAGTCGAGGCGGTTTGAAGCTTGAAAAAGCACTTGAGCAATTTGATGCTAACGTTAAAGGCAAAATTGTGCTTGATATCGGTGCCTCAACAGGCGGATTCACAGATTGTGCTCTTCAAAATGGTGCGTTACATTGCTATGCGCTTGATGTCGGGTACAATCAATTAGCGTGGAAAATACGTCAAGATTCCCGTGTAACGGTTATGGAAAGAACGAACTTCAGACATGCAACACCGGAAATTTTCACCGAAGGCATCCCACAGTTTGCTACAATCGATGTTTCCTTCATCTCCTTGACACTTATCCTGCCCGCATTAAAACGAATTATTGCCACTGGCGGTGATGTCATAGTCCTCGTTAAGCCGCAATTCGAGGCCGGGAAAGGGAAAGTTGGGAAAAAAGGTGTCGTCAGGGAAAAATCCATTCATCTTGAAGTATTAAAAAGAATTGCTGATGCATCAATCCAAGATGGATTCAGTCTTCGTGGAATTTCATTTTCTCCTGTCACTGGCGGGGAAGGGAACATAGAGTTTCTATTCCACTTAACTTCTGAAGACAATGCCGAAACAGCATTTGACGAAGTTTCATTTAATAACCTTGTTGAAGAGGCGTACAAAGAATTGCAATAG
- the dxs gene encoding 1-deoxy-D-xylulose-5-phosphate synthase, whose amino-acid sequence MELTEITSPSFIKKLDKEQMMELAAEVRKFLIEKLSVTGGHIGPNLGVVELTIALHRHFDSPDDKIIWDVGHQAYVHKILTGRAGNFDSLRKYKGLCGFPKRIESDHDVWETGHSSTSLSAAMGMAAARDIKGDSNYVIPVIGDGALTGGMALEALNHIGHAKTNMIVILNDNEMSIAPNVGALHAVLGKLRTAGKYKSAKDELEYILKKIPAVGGKLATAAERVKDSLKYLLVSGVFFEELGFTYLGPIDGHDFNDLERNIQYAKKMDGPVLLHVITKKGKGYSPAEDDKIGTWHGTGPYKIETGDFVKSSSTAPSWSGLVAETVRTIAREDRRIVAITPAMPVGSKLESFATEFPDRFFDVGIAEQHATTMAAGLATQGMKPFLAIYSTFMQRAYDQMLHDISRQNLNVFIGIDRAGLVGADGETHQGVFDIAFLRHMPNLVIMMPKDENEGQHMVKTAIDYDEGPIVMRYPRGNGLGVTMDETLHPIPIGSWEVLREGQDGVILTFGTTIPMALEAANILFTKGINVKVVNARFIKPLDTAMLDTIFASGMPIITVEEAVLAGGFGSAVLEYAHDTLQTAVPVRRMGIPDQFIEHGNVDDLLEEIGMTSNHLVENMESFIKMQAVEREQV is encoded by the coding sequence ATGGAACTCACAGAAATTACTAGTCCATCTTTTATTAAAAAACTCGATAAGGAACAGATGATGGAATTAGCAGCAGAAGTTCGGAAATTCCTTATTGAGAAATTATCTGTTACAGGTGGCCATATAGGGCCGAATCTTGGCGTAGTCGAACTGACAATTGCACTTCATAGGCATTTTGATAGTCCTGATGATAAAATCATTTGGGATGTTGGGCATCAGGCGTATGTCCATAAAATACTAACTGGGCGTGCAGGTAATTTCGATTCACTTAGAAAATATAAAGGTTTGTGCGGTTTTCCGAAACGAATTGAAAGCGATCATGATGTATGGGAAACTGGCCACAGTTCTACTTCACTTTCCGCCGCTATGGGAATGGCGGCTGCCCGAGACATCAAAGGCGATTCGAATTATGTAATACCAGTCATCGGTGATGGTGCGCTTACAGGCGGTATGGCACTTGAAGCACTTAATCATATTGGCCATGCAAAAACGAACATGATTGTCATTTTGAATGACAATGAAATGTCAATTGCCCCCAATGTCGGTGCGCTTCATGCAGTCCTGGGAAAACTGAGAACTGCTGGTAAATATAAGAGTGCAAAAGATGAACTTGAATATATCTTGAAGAAAATTCCGGCTGTTGGAGGCAAACTTGCTACTGCCGCAGAACGTGTAAAAGATAGCTTGAAATATCTACTTGTTTCGGGCGTCTTTTTCGAAGAGCTTGGCTTCACATATCTTGGTCCGATTGACGGCCACGATTTCAATGATCTCGAGCGTAATATCCAATATGCGAAGAAAATGGATGGGCCTGTCCTTCTTCATGTTATTACGAAAAAAGGCAAAGGATACAGCCCTGCGGAAGACGATAAAATCGGCACTTGGCATGGTACGGGACCTTATAAAATCGAAACAGGTGATTTTGTTAAATCATCATCTACCGCACCGTCGTGGAGTGGACTTGTTGCAGAAACAGTCCGAACTATTGCACGTGAAGACCGTCGAATCGTGGCGATTACACCTGCAATGCCAGTCGGTTCAAAACTTGAATCATTTGCGACAGAATTTCCGGATCGTTTCTTCGATGTAGGTATAGCTGAACAGCATGCAACAACGATGGCAGCCGGTCTTGCAACTCAAGGGATGAAACCGTTTCTTGCAATCTATTCGACATTTATGCAACGGGCTTACGATCAAATGCTTCATGATATTTCGAGGCAGAACTTGAATGTCTTTATCGGCATTGACCGTGCGGGCCTGGTAGGTGCCGACGGCGAAACACATCAGGGTGTCTTCGATATCGCATTCCTTAGACATATGCCGAATCTGGTCATTATGATGCCGAAAGACGAAAACGAAGGACAGCATATGGTGAAAACTGCCATAGATTACGATGAAGGTCCAATTGTGATGCGTTATCCAAGAGGGAATGGACTCGGTGTAACAATGGATGAGACATTACATCCAATTCCGATCGGTTCATGGGAAGTGTTGCGTGAAGGACAGGATGGAGTAATTTTGACGTTCGGAACAACAATCCCGATGGCACTGGAAGCAGCTAATATATTATTTACTAAAGGAATCAATGTGAAAGTCGTCAATGCGAGATTCATCAAACCGCTTGATACGGCAATGTTGGACACGATTTTCGCAAGTGGAATGCCGATTATTACTGTAGAAGAGGCGGTTCTCGCCGGCGGTTTCGGCAGTGCAGTACTTGAATATGCACATGATACCCTTCAAACTGCTGTACCGGTTCGACGCATGGGAATTCCAGATCAGTTCATTGAACATGGTAATGTCGACGACCTACTTGAAGAAATAGGCATGACTTCAAATCATCTAGTTGAAAATATGGAATCATTTATTAAAATGCAAGCAGTGGAAAGGGAACAAGTATGA
- a CDS encoding polyprenyl synthetase family protein, translating to MHKELQRFIAEKLPVIDEKLNSLLGAANVSETLKSSMAYSINAGGKRIRPLLVLATLEDLGVDSQDALTVACAAEFLHTYSLIHDDLPSMDDDNFRRGKPTNHIIYGEAVAVLAGDALQTLAFGSLTHLSDTSAQDTLRIIRLLADASGSTGMVGGQMLDIEGETKTLSLFELENIHVNKTGALLSFCIVAGAILAGLNEEKTAKLRDFAYHIGLAFQIQDDILDITSTTEELGKTAGSDALSEKSTYPSLLGLEGAMSRLEKHHQCARDSLAFLEMEHPLLGLFADYIVERKS from the coding sequence ATGCATAAGGAATTGCAACGATTCATCGCAGAAAAATTACCTGTTATCGATGAAAAACTGAATAGCCTGCTAGGGGCAGCGAATGTATCTGAAACATTGAAGTCCTCGATGGCCTATTCAATCAATGCCGGAGGGAAACGAATCCGGCCACTTCTCGTCCTAGCCACGCTCGAAGACCTTGGTGTCGACTCACAAGATGCCTTGACGGTAGCTTGTGCTGCTGAATTTTTGCATACGTATTCCCTCATCCACGATGACTTGCCTTCTATGGATGATGATAATTTTAGGCGCGGCAAACCGACGAACCATATCATTTATGGGGAAGCAGTTGCCGTACTTGCAGGAGATGCACTACAAACTCTGGCATTCGGAAGTTTGACTCATTTATCGGATACGTCTGCACAAGACACACTTCGAATCATTCGTTTACTGGCAGACGCCTCGGGTTCAACTGGTATGGTTGGCGGACAGATGCTCGATATTGAAGGTGAAACAAAAACCTTATCTCTATTTGAACTCGAAAACATACATGTTAATAAAACTGGGGCCCTATTGTCATTTTGCATCGTGGCCGGTGCAATACTAGCGGGTTTAAATGAAGAAAAAACTGCGAAGTTGAGAGACTTTGCCTACCATATTGGACTCGCTTTTCAAATTCAAGATGATATTTTAGATATTACATCCACGACGGAAGAACTTGGTAAGACAGCAGGGAGCGATGCGTTAAGCGAGAAGTCGACGTATCCGTCACTTCTCGGACTGGAAGGTGCAATGTCACGACTGGAAAAACATCACCAATGTGCAAGAGATTCTCTTGCATTTCTGGAAATGGAGCATCCACTTCTAGGATTGTTTGCGGATTATATCGTAGAACGGAAATCGTGA
- a CDS encoding exodeoxyribonuclease VII small subunit, which yields MEKEPIRFEEAMLNLEEVVQKLETGDVPLEDAITLYKKGMELSAYCHGKLQDAEKQLISIIDKDGNKTEFDPAKGSDSNA from the coding sequence TTGGAAAAAGAGCCGATTCGCTTTGAAGAAGCGATGCTTAATTTAGAGGAAGTCGTCCAGAAACTTGAAACAGGGGATGTACCACTGGAAGACGCAATTACACTTTACAAAAAAGGGATGGAACTGTCTGCTTATTGCCACGGGAAATTACAGGATGCTGAAAAACAGCTTATTTCTATAATCGACAAAGATGGCAACAAAACAGAGTTTGATCCGGCAAAAGGGTCTGATTCGAATGCATAA
- the xseA gene encoding exodeoxyribonuclease VII large subunit has translation MTRNPHLSVQALTKYIKRKFDADPHLRNVYVKGELSNVKSHPSGHIYFTLKDEKSRIQSAMFRSNASALKFRPENGMNVLITGDVTVFETSGNYQLYVQTMQPDGIGALYLAFEQLKESLGKEGLFDARWKRPVPSFPTKIGVVTAQSGAAIQDICSTIERRYPLAEIILFPAIVQGPNAAPSIIKSIEQADTYGSIDVLIVGRGGGSIEDLWAFNEESVARAIFSCRVPIISAVGHETDTTIADFVSDKRAPTPTAAAEMAVPARDELFEKLLDRKRAIYNALSNQLKSERKRLTTLETSYPLQFPERLYRPFTERLIGLEGRLSRSGQDITGYRKSQHQRLSSMLSSFSPEQRIKEGHRSIAVLTERLTRGVHQDVRIRSDRFHASVRMLKALNPLTVMERGYSIVYQENEVAKSVKSLEVGGNIQIRLQDGTAEAVVQSITMNEGEEV, from the coding sequence TTGACCAGAAACCCACACTTGTCTGTACAAGCATTAACGAAATATATTAAACGCAAGTTTGACGCAGACCCACATTTGCGGAACGTCTACGTTAAAGGCGAACTGTCGAATGTAAAAAGCCACCCAAGCGGACATATTTATTTTACCTTGAAGGATGAAAAAAGCAGAATCCAATCAGCAATGTTCCGTTCAAACGCATCTGCGCTCAAATTCAGACCTGAAAACGGTATGAACGTGCTTATTACGGGTGATGTAACAGTTTTCGAAACTAGCGGAAACTATCAATTATATGTCCAAACAATGCAGCCGGATGGTATCGGTGCGCTTTATTTAGCATTTGAACAATTGAAGGAAAGCCTTGGAAAAGAAGGTCTCTTCGATGCACGTTGGAAAAGACCTGTTCCATCGTTTCCAACTAAAATCGGTGTAGTTACGGCGCAATCAGGTGCTGCAATCCAAGATATCTGTTCAACCATTGAAAGGCGTTACCCGCTTGCGGAAATCATTTTATTTCCGGCGATTGTACAGGGACCGAATGCTGCTCCTTCCATCATCAAATCAATCGAACAGGCAGATACATATGGATCCATTGATGTTCTAATTGTTGGACGCGGTGGCGGTTCCATTGAAGACTTATGGGCATTCAATGAAGAGTCGGTCGCACGTGCGATTTTTTCATGCCGAGTTCCGATTATTAGTGCAGTAGGGCATGAAACCGACACAACAATTGCCGATTTTGTATCGGACAAAAGAGCACCTACTCCTACAGCAGCTGCTGAAATGGCAGTTCCAGCACGTGATGAGTTGTTTGAAAAGCTGTTGGATAGGAAACGCGCGATTTATAATGCGCTCTCCAATCAACTGAAAAGTGAACGCAAACGTCTGACAACTTTAGAAACATCCTATCCCCTTCAATTTCCGGAACGGCTTTATCGCCCATTCACCGAGAGATTGATCGGTCTTGAAGGAAGACTATCGCGAAGCGGGCAAGATATAACGGGCTATCGTAAATCCCAACATCAAAGATTAAGTAGTATGCTGTCTTCTTTCTCGCCTGAACAGCGAATCAAAGAAGGACATCGAAGTATAGCTGTCCTTACGGAACGCCTTACAAGGGGAGTGCATCAAGATGTCCGCATCCGGAGTGATCGTTTCCATGCATCAGTACGCATGCTGAAGGCACTTAACCCGCTTACTGTAATGGAACGCGGATATTCGATTGTTTACCAGGAAAATGAAGTCGCCAAATCAGTCAAATCGCTAGAAGTCGGTGGCAATATCCAAATCCGTTTACAAGATGGGACTGCGGAAGCGGTGGTTCAATCGATTACAATGAACGAAGGGGAGGAAGTTTAA
- the folD gene encoding bifunctional methylenetetrahydrofolate dehydrogenase/methenyltetrahydrofolate cyclohydrolase FolD — MSGKLIDGIAIGKEIREEIKERVTVLKEQGCQPGLAVVLVGENQASRTYVKNKQKSSFEAGMKSELIELPVTVSEEELLNHVTRLNNDDSIHGILVQLPLPNHIDENLVIRAIDPTKDVDGFHPENVGKMIIGQKSFLSCTPYGIIKLLERTGTEISGKHAVIVGRSNIVGKPMGQLLLQRDATVTYCHSKTNDLASFTKQADILIVAIGKTKFITDAHIKEGAVVIDVGMNRDENGKLCGDVDFESAKTKASAITPVPGGVGPMTITMLLKNTLHSAERACAEGRCSQQL; from the coding sequence ATGAGTGGAAAACTAATCGATGGAATAGCAATCGGAAAAGAAATCAGGGAAGAAATAAAGGAAAGAGTAACTGTACTGAAAGAGCAGGGATGTCAACCGGGTCTTGCGGTCGTTCTTGTTGGTGAGAACCAGGCTTCTCGTACATATGTAAAGAACAAGCAAAAATCGAGTTTTGAAGCAGGCATGAAATCAGAACTGATTGAGCTTCCCGTTACTGTATCTGAAGAGGAGTTACTCAACCACGTCACAAGATTAAACAATGATGATTCAATTCATGGCATTCTTGTTCAACTTCCCTTACCGAATCATATCGATGAGAACCTCGTCATCCGTGCAATTGATCCGACAAAAGACGTTGACGGATTCCATCCGGAAAACGTTGGAAAGATGATTATCGGTCAAAAATCATTCCTGTCATGTACGCCCTACGGAATTATTAAACTTCTTGAACGGACAGGTACTGAAATTAGTGGTAAACATGCAGTTATTGTCGGGCGCAGCAATATTGTCGGAAAACCGATGGGCCAATTACTTTTACAGCGTGATGCTACAGTCACATACTGTCACTCTAAAACGAATGATTTAGCATCGTTTACGAAACAAGCTGATATTCTCATTGTCGCAATAGGCAAGACGAAATTCATTACAGATGCGCATATTAAAGAAGGCGCAGTCGTGATTGATGTCGGTATGAACCGCGATGAGAACGGTAAATTATGTGGAGACGTCGATTTTGAATCAGCGAAAACAAAAGCTTCAGCCATTACTCCGGTTCCAGGCGGGGTAGGTCCGATGACGATTACGATGTTACTGAAAAATACACTTCATAGCGCGGAAAGAGCTTGCGCAGAAGGAAGATGTTCGCAACAACTATAA
- the nusB gene encoding transcription antitermination factor NusB: MKRREAREKAVQTLFQLDNTELSIDEAINYIIDEPANRFYEQLVRGTVQNKEAIDEVLAGKLENWSLDRLPKIERTVLRIAVYELLFNEEVPHRVVLNEAIELCKTFGDEKSGRFVNGVLSKFEEK; this comes from the coding sequence ATGAAACGACGAGAAGCACGTGAGAAAGCAGTACAAACCCTTTTTCAGCTTGATAATACGGAACTGAGTATAGATGAGGCTATTAATTACATTATAGATGAGCCTGCAAACCGATTCTATGAACAGCTCGTGCGGGGAACAGTGCAAAATAAAGAAGCAATAGATGAGGTCCTGGCGGGAAAATTGGAAAATTGGTCATTAGACCGTCTTCCGAAAATTGAACGGACCGTCTTGCGAATTGCTGTCTATGAACTATTATTTAACGAAGAAGTACCGCACAGAGTGGTCTTAAATGAAGCAATCGAGTTGTGCAAAACATTCGGCGATGAAAAGTCAGGCCGTTTTGTGAATGGTGTTCTATCAAAATTCGAAGAAAAATAA
- a CDS encoding Asp23/Gls24 family envelope stress response protein produces the protein MADKTIPAFVGMAPSGNGELGRVQLAPEVLEVIIGIATTEVKGVANTRGNFATGVAEKFGKVNHGKGVKTEWSEEGLTIDVYCVVEYGYSLPAIAVEIQKQIRHAIFHMTSLETKEVNVHITGIQFEAGTETV, from the coding sequence ATGGCTGACAAAACAATTCCAGCATTCGTCGGAATGGCTCCGTCGGGGAATGGTGAGCTTGGACGTGTCCAGCTTGCTCCCGAAGTACTTGAAGTGATTATCGGGATTGCGACAACAGAAGTAAAAGGCGTCGCAAATACAAGAGGAAACTTTGCCACAGGAGTCGCGGAAAAGTTCGGTAAAGTGAACCATGGTAAAGGCGTCAAAACGGAATGGTCTGAAGAGGGCTTGACAATTGACGTATATTGCGTTGTTGAATATGGCTACTCATTACCCGCCATTGCCGTAGAAATTCAAAAACAAATTCGTCATGCAATTTTCCACATGACTTCCCTTGAAACGAAAGAAGTCAACGTCCATATTACAGGCATCCAGTTCGAGGCTGGTACGGAAACGGTATGA
- the accC gene encoding acetyl-CoA carboxylase biotin carboxylase subunit, which produces MKKVLIANRGEIAVRIIRACKELGMKTVAVYSEADQDALHVELADEAYCIGPRLSKDSYLNFSNIISVAKLTGCDGIHPGYGFLAENASFAELCEEVNIEFIGPTADAISRMGTKDVARETMREAGVPIVPGSTGIVADEHEALIIAEKIGFPVIIKATAGGGGKGIRVARDSAELTKGINITQKEAAAAFGNPGVYLEKFVEVFRHVEVQVLADKYGNTIHLGERDCSIQRRMQKLLEEAPSPALTPELRNAMGEAAVKAAQAVNYRGAGTVEFIFDHINQQFYFMEMNTRIQVEHTITEMVTGIDLVKQQLKIASGEKLTLTQEDIKINGWSIECRINAENPSKNFMPSPGKVTMYVPPGGFGVRVDSAMYTGYSIPPFYDSMVAKLIVHADTREEAVARMKRALDEFIVEGVDTTIPFHLRLMDNKVFQSGDFDTKFLEKYTIMN; this is translated from the coding sequence ATGAAAAAAGTTTTAATAGCTAACCGTGGTGAAATTGCAGTACGTATCATCAGAGCTTGTAAAGAACTTGGCATGAAAACGGTCGCGGTTTATTCAGAAGCCGATCAGGATGCTCTTCATGTCGAGTTGGCGGATGAAGCTTATTGTATCGGACCTCGGTTATCAAAAGACAGCTACCTTAACTTTTCAAATATAATCAGTGTTGCCAAACTAACAGGCTGTGATGGAATTCATCCAGGGTATGGTTTTCTTGCAGAAAATGCGAGTTTCGCAGAACTCTGTGAAGAAGTTAATATTGAATTTATAGGTCCCACTGCTGATGCGATCTCACGAATGGGTACGAAGGATGTTGCTCGTGAAACGATGCGGGAAGCAGGGGTACCAATCGTTCCTGGTTCTACCGGAATCGTTGCTGACGAACATGAAGCGCTCATTATTGCTGAAAAAATCGGGTTTCCTGTTATCATTAAAGCAACAGCTGGCGGCGGAGGAAAAGGTATTCGTGTTGCAAGAGATTCTGCCGAGCTGACAAAAGGTATTAATATTACACAAAAAGAAGCAGCAGCCGCTTTTGGCAATCCGGGCGTTTACCTGGAAAAGTTCGTGGAAGTATTCCGCCACGTCGAAGTCCAAGTACTTGCCGATAAATACGGCAATACAATTCATCTTGGCGAACGTGATTGTTCTATTCAACGCAGGATGCAGAAGCTTTTGGAAGAGGCGCCGTCTCCAGCATTGACACCTGAATTGCGTAATGCGATGGGAGAAGCAGCAGTAAAAGCGGCTCAAGCAGTAAATTACCGCGGAGCCGGCACGGTTGAATTTATTTTTGATCATATTAACCAACAATTTTACTTTATGGAAATGAACACCCGCATCCAGGTTGAGCATACAATCACTGAAATGGTCACGGGCATCGATTTAGTCAAACAGCAATTAAAAATTGCATCGGGTGAAAAATTGACACTTACTCAAGAAGATATCAAAATCAATGGCTGGTCAATCGAATGCCGTATCAATGCAGAAAATCCATCGAAAAACTTTATGCCTTCACCGGGAAAAGTAACAATGTACGTTCCACCCGGCGGTTTTGGGGTTCGTGTCGACTCAGCGATGTACACTGGTTATTCCATTCCTCCATTTTACGACTCGATGGTTGCGAAGTTAATCGTACACGCGGATACAAGGGAAGAAGCCGTAGCTAGGATGAAACGAGCACTTGATGAATTTATCGTTGAGGGCGTTGATACAACCATTCCTTTCCATTTGAGACTTATGGACAATAAGGTTTTCCAATCAGGAGACTTTGATACGAAATTTCTTGAAAAATATACGATTATGAACTAA